One Planctomycetaceae bacterium genomic region harbors:
- the uvrA gene encoding excinuclease ABC subunit UvrA codes for MQKSIKIIGANQHNLKNISVEIPRDKFVVITGISGSGKSSLAFDTIYAEGQRKYVESLSAYARQFLEQMQKPDVEHIEGLPPTIAIEQRSASSNPRSTVATTTEIYDYCRVLYARAGTPHCWVCGKEISSQHASQIVENIMLLPQDTKVQICSPLIRGQKGEHREIFQKIQNEGFVRVRLDGTIYDIKNVPKLDKNKKHDIAAVVDRLIIKDTIRVRLADSIETALKLGEGLVVVMVQEPGGDKQNGGNGGWKDLLFSEKFACDAHPQSSLEELSPRLFSFNSPYGACPGCDGLGQILEFDEDLIVSDKNLTLENGAIEAWRKGGKRMNIYYSVMIQKFCEDFEISRQIPFAKIQQEVRKILMYGTTEQDEKKYRTSFEGVIPNLNRRWQNTSSEYVKARLHSYLSEQPCRTCGGTRLRKEAIAVTVGGKNISEVSGMSVEDAQKFFTGLNLHGEKEIIAAGPLKEIKARLKFLVDVGLGYITLNRTSATLSGGEAQRIRLATQVGSGLVGCCYVLDEPTIGLHCRDNDRLLGILKSLVEIGNTVIVVEHDEDIIKAADYVIDIGPGAGDHGGEVIAAGSLQEALNAPRSLTGDYLSGRKKIEVPTRRRTVRMTHCIEVKGAAENNLKSIDVKFPLGVFTCVTGVSGSGKSTLVTDILLKGLWRKLYYAGAKPGKHKNILGTSQVDKVIEIDQSPIGKTPRSNPVTYTGVFDLIRQLFAKTREARIRGYNSGRFSFNIKGGRCEHCQGQGTKKIEMHFLPDVYVICQECKGKKYNPQTLEITYKGKNIADVLDMRIEESLKFFTNFPHIVRLLKTLNDVGLGYMQLGQSSTTLSGGEAQRVKLAAELGKTSTGHTLYILDEPTTGLHFADIHNLLNVLQRLCDLGNTVIVIEHNLDVIKLADYIIDLGPEGGQAGGQVIATGSPEEILNVKASYTAKYLKQHLNGGAKNQ; via the coding sequence ATGCAGAAATCCATAAAAATAATTGGCGCTAATCAGCACAACCTTAAAAATATAAGTGTCGAGATACCGCGCGATAAATTTGTTGTGATAACCGGTATCAGCGGTTCGGGCAAAAGTTCGCTTGCGTTCGATACGATTTACGCCGAAGGGCAGCGGAAATATGTCGAGTCGCTAAGCGCGTACGCACGTCAGTTTCTCGAACAAATGCAAAAGCCGGACGTTGAACATATTGAAGGTCTGCCGCCGACGATTGCCATAGAGCAGCGAAGCGCATCGAGCAATCCGCGTTCGACCGTCGCGACAACGACAGAGATTTACGATTACTGCCGAGTACTTTACGCAAGAGCGGGCACTCCGCACTGCTGGGTCTGCGGCAAGGAAATTTCCAGTCAGCACGCATCGCAGATTGTCGAAAATATTATGTTGCTGCCGCAGGATACGAAGGTGCAGATTTGCTCTCCGCTGATTCGCGGACAAAAAGGCGAACATCGTGAAATCTTTCAAAAGATTCAAAATGAAGGTTTCGTTCGTGTTCGTCTTGACGGTACAATTTACGACATCAAAAATGTTCCCAAGCTCGACAAAAATAAAAAACACGATATCGCGGCGGTTGTCGATAGATTAATAATAAAGGATACCATTCGTGTTCGTCTTGCTGATTCGATTGAAACCGCATTAAAACTTGGCGAAGGTCTTGTTGTTGTGATGGTTCAGGAGCCGGGCGGCGATAAGCAAAATGGCGGCAACGGCGGCTGGAAAGATTTGCTCTTCAGCGAAAAATTTGCCTGCGATGCGCATCCGCAATCGTCGCTTGAAGAGCTTTCGCCTCGCTTGTTCAGTTTCAACAGTCCTTATGGTGCGTGCCCCGGCTGCGACGGCCTGGGTCAGATTCTCGAATTTGACGAAGACCTGATTGTGTCGGATAAAAATCTTACGCTCGAAAACGGTGCCATTGAAGCCTGGCGAAAGGGCGGCAAGAGGATGAACATTTATTACAGTGTGATGATACAGAAATTCTGCGAAGATTTTGAAATCAGCCGGCAGATACCGTTTGCGAAAATTCAGCAGGAAGTAAGAAAAATCCTTATGTACGGCACCACGGAGCAGGATGAGAAAAAATATCGAACATCTTTCGAAGGTGTAATTCCAAACCTTAATCGTCGCTGGCAAAACACAAGCAGCGAATACGTAAAAGCACGCCTGCACAGTTATTTATCCGAACAGCCCTGCAGAACGTGCGGCGGAACAAGGCTGCGAAAAGAAGCGATTGCTGTTACAGTCGGCGGTAAAAACATAAGCGAAGTTTCTGGTATGAGTGTTGAGGATGCGCAGAAATTTTTCACAGGGTTGAATTTACATGGCGAAAAGGAGATTATCGCGGCCGGCCCGTTGAAAGAAATCAAAGCGAGATTGAAATTTCTCGTCGATGTCGGTTTAGGTTATATCACATTAAACCGCACAAGCGCAACATTAAGCGGCGGCGAAGCGCAGCGAATCCGTCTTGCAACGCAGGTCGGCAGTGGACTTGTTGGCTGCTGTTATGTGCTCGATGAGCCTACAATCGGTCTGCATTGCCGTGATAACGACAGACTGCTTGGCATTTTGAAAAGCCTTGTCGAAATTGGAAATACCGTTATTGTCGTCGAGCACGATGAGGATATTATTAAGGCTGCCGATTATGTTATCGATATCGGCCCCGGCGCAGGCGACCATGGCGGCGAGGTTATAGCGGCCGGTTCTTTGCAGGAAGCGTTAAATGCTCCGCGTTCGCTGACAGGCGATTATCTTTCCGGCCGAAAGAAAATTGAAGTGCCGACACGAAGACGTACAGTTCGAATGACGCACTGCATCGAAGTCAAAGGCGCAGCGGAGAATAATTTGAAAAGTATCGACGTCAAATTCCCGCTTGGTGTTTTCACATGTGTAACAGGCGTTTCAGGCTCCGGCAAAAGCACGCTCGTTACGGATATTCTGCTAAAAGGGCTTTGGCGCAAGCTGTATTATGCCGGCGCAAAACCCGGCAAACATAAAAATATCCTCGGCACAAGTCAGGTCGATAAAGTGATTGAAATCGACCAGTCGCCAATCGGTAAAACGCCGCGAAGCAATCCGGTTACATATACAGGCGTATTCGATTTGATTCGCCAGTTGTTCGCCAAAACACGTGAAGCGAGAATCCGCGGCTACAACTCCGGCAGATTCAGTTTCAACATCAAAGGCGGCCGATGCGAACACTGTCAGGGGCAGGGCACGAAAAAAATAGAAATGCACTTTTTGCCGGATGTTTACGTCATCTGTCAGGAATGTAAGGGCAAAAAATACAATCCGCAGACCCTTGAAATTACGTACAAAGGCAAGAATATCGCCGATGTTCTCGATATGCGGATTGAAGAATCGTTGAAATTTTTCACAAATTTTCCGCACATCGTTCGTCTGTTGAAGACTCTCAATGATGTCGGACTTGGATATATGCAGCTCGGCCAATCTTCTACAACGTTGTCCGGCGGTGAAGCGCAGCGTGTCAAACTTGCAGCAGAATTGGGCAAAACATCCACAGGGCATACGCTTTATATTCTTGACGAGCCGACAACTGGTCTGCATTTTGCCGATATTCATAATTTGCTGAATGTACTGCAAAGATTGTGTGATTTGGGAAATACGGTGATAGTTATCGAGCATAATCTTGATGTTATAAAACTGGCCGATTATATTATAGACTTGGGTCCGGAAGGCGGACAGGCCGGCGGTCAGGTTATTGCCACTGGTTCGCCGGAGGAAATTTTAAACGTGAAAGCAAGTTATACCGCGAAATATCTTAAACAGCATTTGAACGGCGGCGCGAAAAACCAATGA
- the mtnA gene encoding S-methyl-5-thioribose-1-phosphate isomerase → MKNFKTLQWVGDINGSLELTDQRRLPVEFVTIRCRTVEQLYNLIKTLAVRGAPAIGVAAAFGVCLAAQETENLKLPEAVKHIEEKINYLASSRPTAVNLFWALERMKKKLNEITEVDNLQKCLLDEAQKIFDEDVEMCLKIGINGERFIADGSSILTHCNAGALATAGTGTALAPMFEAQKNGKKFKIYVDETRPLLQGARLTAWELTQAGIDVTLICDNMAGTLMKDGKITAVIVGADRIAANGDTANKIGTYSVSVLAKAHNIPFYIAAPSSTFDFKIQTGDEIPIEQRNADEVSNFMNLRTAPNGIKVYNPAFDVTPAENITAIITEKGVIECPTREKVKNLMNS, encoded by the coding sequence ATGAAAAATTTTAAAACTCTACAATGGGTTGGCGATATAAACGGCAGTCTGGAATTGACAGACCAGCGGAGACTGCCTGTCGAATTTGTTACCATTCGGTGCAGAACTGTCGAGCAGTTATACAATTTAATAAAGACTCTCGCCGTAAGAGGTGCACCGGCAATCGGCGTTGCCGCTGCGTTTGGCGTTTGTCTTGCCGCGCAGGAAACAGAAAATTTAAAACTTCCAGAAGCCGTAAAACACATCGAAGAGAAAATTAATTATTTGGCTTCATCAAGACCGACTGCCGTCAATTTGTTTTGGGCATTGGAGAGGATGAAGAAAAAGTTAAACGAAATTACTGAAGTTGATAATCTGCAAAAATGTTTATTAGACGAAGCGCAGAAAATTTTCGATGAAGACGTTGAAATGTGCCTTAAAATCGGAATCAACGGGGAAAGATTTATTGCAGACGGCAGTTCGATTCTGACGCACTGCAACGCCGGTGCTCTTGCGACAGCCGGCACAGGTACTGCGCTTGCCCCGATGTTCGAGGCGCAGAAAAATGGCAAAAAATTTAAAATTTATGTCGACGAAACCCGCCCGCTTTTGCAGGGTGCGCGTCTTACCGCGTGGGAGCTTACGCAGGCAGGCATTGATGTTACGCTGATTTGCGATAATATGGCCGGGACGCTTATGAAGGATGGAAAAATAACTGCTGTAATAGTCGGTGCAGACAGAATCGCCGCTAATGGCGATACCGCGAATAAAATCGGAACTTATTCGGTGAGCGTTCTGGCGAAAGCGCACAATATTCCATTTTATATCGCTGCGCCGTCGAGCACTTTTGATTTTAAGATTCAAACCGGCGATGAAATTCCAATTGAACAGCGAAACGCTGATGAAGTTTCTAATTTTATGAATTTAAGGACTGCACCGAATGGAATTAAGGTGTATAATCCCGCTTTCGACGTTACGCCGGCGGAAAACATAACAGCAATAATAACTGAAAAAGGTGTTATCGAATGTCCGACAAGAGAAAAAGTCAAAAATCTGATGAACTCGTAA